tgtgtggccttgggcaagtcatttaaccccattgccttgcaaagaaaaaggcGGGGGGGGTAGGGGTTAGTTGACCCTCTTTCTAGATCTGTGtgtgaggaggagggaaggatttTGGAGATAGGAGAGTCAAGAACTCATCCTTTTAAGTTAATTGCCTCATAATAACCTGAGAACCCAggtagggaaagagagaagggaatgggGATCCCACAATTGGAAGCAATAGTGTCTACTAGTCAagatcaagagaaagaaagagctcTCATTTCAAGGCCAAATTGATGACCAGGTAGAAGACCCTAGGGAGGAAACTCCTGGCTTCTGGGAAGAGATAGAAACCTTTTATGATTGCCTGGTTTCATTTCTGGTCTTGAGCATTGATTGTTGGGGACAGGATAGTGTATCCCAACCCACAAGAGTGGTGTGACCAtaacactggatttgaaatccaaGGACTTAGATTCAGATCTCATTCTGCtatttcccagctgtgtgaccttgagtaagtcccTTCCCCTTACTAAGGTATAAACTGACTGTGTGATAGGAATTCTGCTAAACTTTGGTGGTACAAATACAAacataaaaaatgacaatgacaCTATAGTGCtcaaagaaatgacaagcagaaaaaacttgggaagacttaaatgaattgatgcaaagtgaagcaagcagaaccaagagaaccttGTACACAACAGCAACATTGCACAATGATCATCTTGAAGGACTTCACTATTCTGAACAATTCagtaatccaagaaaattctaaaggactcaagatgaaaagaaaaagaactgatggaatgagtccaGATCAAACCATTGatgcctcatttgattttcatcacaatcctgggaggtaggtgctgctaTTAATTCCAGTTTTAATGATGAAAAACTGAGATGAAGAAGGGAAAGTCTTGCTTAGGATCACCCAACTGgcgtctgagaccagagttgcttcttcctcactccaaatGCAGTATTCTATACACTGTGTCATCTGGCGCTTTGAACAGACATTCACAGTGAGACTTGGGCTGCGACAAGATTATTTTAGCAGCCATTTGGAGGATAGATTGGCAAGAAGAAAAACTAGAGCTAGGGGAGTCAGTGATGaaactattacaatagtctaGAACAAAGAGAATTGAGATATTTAACAAATGAGTGgtggaatggggcagctaggtggcgtagtggataaagcaccggccttggagtcaggagtacctgggttcaaatccggtctcagacactaaataattacctagctgtgtggccttgggcaagccacttaaccccatttgccttgcaaaaaaacctaaaaaaaaaaaagagtggtgggGGTTGGGGTAAAGCAGGGCGCAAACAttgatatacttttaagtttgatCTGCTTTTATGATCATTTTCTACATCACTTTCTTGAGACCGGGCAATCAGCAAGACAATAATAAATGAAGTCCTGACTTGAAGCCTTTATGGACTTCTGAGGTATAAAATGCTTACACTGGAAGTTTAATAACTCTGAGTTACCCCGGTTCACTTCTGGTGATATCCATCTGAGGATAGAGAAACGAAGAGGTGAAAGAGTTGAGGTAAAGACTGGGTCTATTGGGACCCAGCAACTGATCAAGTATGGATTGTGGTGGACAGAGATGTTTGAAGATGACCCCAAGGGAAGGGTGGGAGAAAGGATGGGTTTGGTAAGGAAAATGAGTTCTGATTTGGATAGGTGAGAGTTTGAAATGCCAAAGGTTATCCCATCGGAGAGGTCGACAggcaataaatataaatgtaaatgtaaaatcattttaagaTAATACAGAtctgagggacagctaggtggcccagtggatagaacactggccctagagtcaggagaacttgagttcaaatccaacctcagatacttaataatgccctagctctatgaccttgggcaagtcacttaactccaaagctttccaaaaacaaacaatattgGACTGCCTGGACCTCAGATTATGAGAATGATGAGTGGAGATAGAGATTGGAGAGTCATTTACAGAGAGATGATTAAAAGTGAGATCTTGCTACTATTCCCTCATGCTCTGAGCACAAGGGGAGATCTCTGGGGTGGAAATAAAGATCCCTCAAATTACAGACCCTCAGAACATCTGCTGTAAGACACACAAGGACAAAAATTCCAAGTTTGAATGACCTCAGACGGCAATGTCTGAGGGAGCCACTAGGTGGCTATCTACGGCaacctcttcccctcttcctccgcCCGCCCTGCCCTCCTAGAATGGAGTCCTACAGAACCCAGAGCTTGGGGAGTTAAGGTCCCTAAGCCAGAGCATCTCCATACTCCTCCCCGCCCCCAAGCGACTTGAGACCATCTAAATTGCAGGGCAAGTGCTGATCTGCATTGACAGGAGTTTCTTCAATGAAGGCTCTCTATGCCATGGAATCATAGGTTTAGTCTacaataacaacagtaataacaataattaaaacaacaatgacaagTCCTCCCTTCCCCAAAACTCTACCCATGGGTGGGGAAGCAAAGCAAGTGGATGCCAGTCACAATCATAGAAAGCCAAGGTTGCCCTTGGTAGCCATCAGTGCCCCAAAACTGACTGGCCTCAGCTGTTAAGATCCCACAAGAACTCTAGGGAGTTAGTCCGTAAGCCTGCCAATTCCTCAGATTGAGTtaccactctgatggcagaaagtgaagaggaattaagaagcctcttgatgagggtgaaagaggagagtgtaaaaaCTGGCTTGAagattaacatttaaaaaactaagaTCATGGCAAGTGGTTCCATTATTTCCTggcaaacagaggaagaaaaattggaagcAGAGATAGATTTTCTAATCTTAGGCTCAGAGAGAGAGTAATGCAGATAGTGACTACAgtcattaaattaaaagacacttGTTTCTTGGAAAGTTATGACAAATCTGGACAGTCTGCTAAAAAGCAAAGTGAACTTTGCTGACAAAGGAAAGGTCTGTGGAGTCAAAGctagtttttccagtagcaatattTGGATGTGAGAATGGACTATAAATTGAGTACTAATTTTGAATTGTGCTGGAAAAGACTTCGAGAGTCCCTTGGACAAGATCAAATCAGttaattcttaaagaaattaattcagatgaTTCCACTAGAATTTTGaaactgaaacttaaatactttgtcCAAAGATGGGACTCATTGTAAAAGATCCCGATATTGGAAAAGATTGAAAtcaaaaggaaagagggaatggCAGAAGATAAGATGGacagatagtgtcatggaaacaaggAACAAAAATTTGGGCAAATGCTGAGAGATAGTAAAAGCATAGAAGGGCTTGGCATTTTGTGGTccagggggtcatgaagagttagacaagactgaacaacaatagcatttgtgccccgacccgcggggcagaaaagtggggtgtcgaggaggacccagcctgaaatggaatgggtgagaataaggagagtgagacccaaggatggtggataaggtctgagtttatttgagaaaatacatgcttatattgtagagaaggaacaaggggattagtttaggggtggagttggtatgccttggcctgagagaagggatagtctgtgatctgtttgttcttgataatggagggtgaggcctcttttgtcttggcccttggtatgcctggaattttgtttgctccttttatcttatctgacagggggtttcttggctcctggtatgtctggaatttatttgctctttttatgggggcttcttggcccctggcatgtcccccttttttattttaaatttatgggcaggatccctgtcttaggctgtgcaacttgattttcatgcttggtatccttgaccaggaggggaccttagcaaggtccttgttatctcctgtaggatatgatgttcccaagtcatggagttgcactaaatcccgtcattgggtatcactgcagcccttagggggtgcctttccttgagcagaagcacgcataccaaggtgggcgaggtgtaagagcagcgaacctcaagggttccatttgggggtcctcacaggacccttggcttttcaattggtgatataagaccgaaactggttttccaagggctgagtcaatttgggatttgataaagttggtcagtctcctgaaggcccatggtccaaaagaaattagaattaggaagccaattaatgggcctagaaggcttgggagcagagtagagagccagggggatgtggaaaaccaatttttataccatgcctcacctttctctctctccctttttcttttttccaggctatccttaaccctttgcagactgtcttctaccaggccaagtttatccttaaaaaaacagcattcttcctttagtgccgcgcagagtcccccctgttgtaaaaataacaaatcaagaccgcgtctattttgtaatgctacttcagctagagaggcaacagaatcttttaggtgttctaaccctgcttgaagttctgagagatccttatcaatagcagagctaagctgggtgtactgtgcattggaggaaactaaggaggcaatacctgtaccagagccaacaaacccaagtccaatcaggactgcgagtgtaactgctgtcaggggttctcttttgtctctgataagggtaccccttccatgttcccaaaattggaggaattcctccgggtagtggacagttaggtgaggaaaaagggagacaaggacacaatagtcctttttctcaaggaattgtttggtgtccacaaaggtggttagtcctgagGAGCAAgcaagataggtattaggaggggctacagcatatctataggaagtattaataagggtactttggttacatactgtgtctagctgaagaggggggagcatttgcgggccaaggagacaatttccctgaccggagatttttgcaagagtgaggccttgggattccccagtgccccatctgagatcatctgttctgttggagtgtgtgatgttcccgaattgagcaataccttcatagaagggaggggaagaggaatagcagatccagcattcttccaatgaagaattctgtatctgggtcaaagcttgtacagaggcattaatgaggtGATCCAGTACCCAGTTCCTGTCATCTCACAATCCCATTTTTACAATAGAAGTCCCCCGTTCTACCGCATTGTGGGGCTGATGAGCAATGGCATCCCGGGCAAACATAAAAAGAGAGGGTCCCAagcctctcttttctatcttgagaGCCACAGCCTGTCATGCGATCATCGGACCCCCATACTGCGtcccatccactgttccattcgGATAATCGACAAAGATCTGGGTACAGGGGAAGCCAGGGTGTCGTGGAGTCAACTTTCGAGGTACTCCAGATGCGGAATCCTTGAGCGTCTTCGACTGACCAAGTGTAGTTAAGTAGTTGGTATGATCAGGACAGTGGAAGGAGCAGGCACAGGACGAGTGCCTTCAtgctggatcttttatctacaagagagcacagagggagattcctcagggggttccctgggtggattatgtgattttactagacgctcgggtagccatctagcattttgagctgatgaatcataaatacaggcatgtcctttaccccagataaggactgggtcaggtccttgccatttgttggagatgggatctctccacatagcctgtgcataattgtgttcagtagtgggatgccaaaggagatctgctgcagatttggcattagcatcaagggagaggaaattgaggacaaagagggcatggttaagaatgGTTTTAGCATTAttaatcttggggtagagtgtctctgaccctttctgtaatttagtaatcatgtttttgagcatttggtgggctctttctacaatgccctgtccttgagggtttttcataagctcccttagaagttttataggtagttgaagcaatggtttgacaacgatcaaaaaaatcagccttccaggtgaggaactgtcctcgtgtaagtactgcctggacGACCCTGAGCCATTCGGAGGGGAGAAGATATCCTCCACGGGAGATGGCTTCTAGTGAGAGAGtaaagggggcattaggccccaggggcaggaaggcaggggcggttaggtatggagggggagcggaggctaggggccagtctgggttattatatctagcagcttcttcctcaagttctgcctcatcgcctgggtctggaggctctgaatctgggtccGTTTCTGGACTGGACCggagattcttatttcttctaAACACTGGGAaggttatgggctcctctgctggtgttatctcagaagggagaggaggatagagggatttgcttggggggatttcaatagctgctgagggagatctagctggagttttagggggtttcgcttcctcttctttcaaagactttatagaggctgtacgCGAAAGAGGGCGAAGGCAGGACTCCGCAACTGAAAGAAGCTTTTGTTTTGTGGGGTCCCTGGTTgcgctttccactatgtctcttataagaccccagtaagaaagggctgaaacagggacggcatcgggtccttctattttcaatttctgattaagatctcttcctactttctgccatttgcctgggtggatctcaggtcctgttaccagaaaccacgggcatacctcatctataaaaaggaagaatctaacaagatcctttttctttactttaactctcctgtctttaagtgccagtttaaggtcccgtataaagacctgttctttagacagcttggaacccatgagaaaaggatgaggcagacgtcacttacctgttcgtggggctctccggagcgatcagagggggtcgcgacGATTCTTCTTTACGGGGTCTGCCTGGCAAGAGTCCGTGCCTCGAGCCGCACGTTGGGCGCCACatgccccgacccgcggggcagaaaagtggggtgtcgaggaggacccagcctgaaaaggaatgggtgagaataaggagagtgagacccaaggatggtggataaggtctgagtttatttgagaaaatacatgcttatattgtagagaaggaacaaggggattagcttaggggtggagttggtatgccttggcctgagagaagggatagtctgtgatctgtttgttcttgataatggagggtgaggcctcttttctttgtcttggcccttggtatgcctggaattttgtttgctccttttatcttatctgacagggggtttcttggctcctggtatgtctggaatttatttgctctttttatgggggcttcttggcccctggcacaTTTGTCCTACAATCAATTTTCTGCCTCCTCCTTAACACATGACTATCTCCCTCTTACCTACCTCTTCTGTTATGACATCAGCTGGGGGATTTATTTCTCAAACAGGTCCCCCCACTCCTCTGCCCTCATGTCCTCCCTGAGCCTTGTCATGACTCAGTCATAGTTTTGTTCATCAATGTTTATCAAAAAAGGTCATTTTGGTCTGTCCTTTTCAGTTTAGCAGTTGGTTTACCTGGCTTCCTAGGCACTGCTCTCATTAGCATCTTTTTGTTCCAAAAAAAGGGTGAACCTcaaaatctggattcagatgagGCTAACTGGCCTCTCATTGCATGTTAGAAGGTGTTTGGTTCCTGTTCTTAAACCTTTTTCCTATTGTAGGAAAGAATGGtgtcttttcaggcttttttgATACCAGACCAAGGTCTGTTTTTAATGAGGGAGGGCTCATTTACCTACTTGAGTCTTTGGGAATCATTCACATTTCCAGACTGAACTACACCCCTTTGAATGGGGTGAGGAGATTCAGTTTGAGAGAAAGTACTAATTTTATTGTGGGGGCATCAAATGGAAGTTCTCAGCATCCTCTGCCACTGTGGTATTCCTCTGAGCAGGGCTAGTGCAGGAAAGCACAGTTAAAACCACCAGTGACAGAAAACAAGATTTGGGCAAACTGAGCAGGTTCAGGGAAGGAagatgctttttatttatttatttagattttttgcaaggcaaatggggttaagtggcttgcccagggccacacagctaggtaattattaaatgtctgagaccggatttgaacccgggtactcctgactccagggccggtgctctatccactgcaccacctagccaccccaggaagaTGCTTTAAGACCCAATTTAGTAATATTGGACAATAGGAACTGTGCTGCCACTCTTGTAATCATACCCtttgaaaatatatatctattttttcttcctatcagATTCTGCTGGCAAAACTGGGAACCGCTAATTGATTGGCAGCATCTGACTCAGGGTAGATATTCAAGGAGCTGATAGTGGGTGTAGCTGGGGGctggctaaaaaaaaaatgctatcggggtggctaggtggtgcagtggatagagcaccggccctggagtcaggagtacccgggttcaaatccggtctcagacatttaataattaactagctgtgtagccctgggcaagccacttaaccccatttgccttgcaaagaaaaaagaaaattttgtaacttaaaaatatgcatatggatgactgttgaaaaactttcaaaacatgtaattgggaaaataaaagaacttaTCAGTTGGAGGGGGGATAAAGTGATCATGGACACTCTCTGAAGAAATTGCCCCCTTTAAAGAAGGTGCTATTTTCTGTGAGTGAAGCAGAATGACAagggttcaaaagaaatgtgagatgagcAAATTTAGAGTCATCTCCACTCCAGATGTTCATGTGGTCtgtttgtgtccaacctgtggtagagccttctgagctcatGTTGGTCTAATCAGTCACAGTCTGACATACATAGTGAGGTCACGTGTGTGTAGATCTCCTTTCTTGAACTTAAGAGTCCTCACCATCACTGTCATCAGCTGACAGCAGATCTTGTACAGATCCCTGAGATAgcatatttttttagggtttttttgtttttgcaaggcaaatggggttaagtggcttgcccagggctacacagctagttaattattaagtgtctgagaccggatttgaacccgggtactcctgactccaaggccggtgctctatccactgtaccacctagctgccccagttacataattttctttcactctccttcccacctccctcccctcaaagGCAAACCatctggtgaatattgtatatatacattttgtttaacgtttacagattagtcatttttctgtaTGAACAAaataggaataagggaaaagaaagaaaaccatgagctagaaaagacataaaagaaatttttaaaaagtgaaatttttaaaaaagctcattcagattctgtgggtttcagggttttttttgttttttgtcctctggatgtggaaagctttgttcataacaggtctcccaaggttgttctcactctctgaactgctgggaggagctgtATCTATCAAGgtatcaactcacaatgttgttgctgtctacaatgttctcttggttctgctcgctttgctcagcatcagttcctgtactTCGTTCCATGCTTGTCTAGTGTttgaccatttgtggtttcttatagaatagtacttcaacattcatacatttaGCTATTCACCAATggatggcatcccctcaatttccaattctttgccactacaaaaagaactactatgaatttTTGGAACGTgggattttctgttttttttttttttatgatttcttctggataaagatcAATTTAGTATTACTGGGCtaaaaggtatgatcagttttattgctctttgggcagttCCATATAGCTCTCCAGAACAGCTGGATCAAttttcacaattctaccaatagCCCTTGCATCATTTCTAATCTCCATGTAAGTGCATGTCTTGCGTCAGTACTCCCTAAGTTAATCTTTTAGGAAAATACACATTTGAATATGGCATTTGAACATGGCCAGTTCATGAGTTACTATCTCTGTAGTGAATTTGAATGCTTGGAATATAGCTTGAGGACCTCAGTATCCTGCACTATATGTTGCCAAATGACCTTCAGCATCTTCACCAGACAGCTCAAGTGGAAGAGATTTCATTTCCTGTTATGggactggtagactgtccaggttccAGTAGGGcactgtagaccttcagtctggtagGTAGCCACAAAagcacattcagggccatctccactcattctgattcatatctagatTCATATCTGGAtcaagatgactctggaggagaaagtgaagctggtgacttaacacagccctcctcactcaaatccaattcatgtgcttttcaaggcatcccctccctgatgtcatggtcttctttttctatttttgcttttgcaaggcaatagggttaagtgacttgcccaagatcacacaggcaagTAAGCCTGaagtctgaagccaaatttgaactcaggtcctcctgactccagagctggcgttatatccattgtgccaactagttgCCTCCATCATAGTCTTCCTCAAGAAAAGACAAACatcaggagcagcagcagcaccacatacatacataaaaaaacatatatgcatatattatatacacatataaattgtCAACCTTAATCCTTTGGGACTACAaatcaattgaaaataaaaataggttttatgtgaagttttattctctaagagaAACCTATATGTGGAAGTTATCATTAAAGATATGTGACAAAGAGCTTAATGAGGGGAAAGTATGTTTAGAATCCTAGAAAGAGTCATAAAATTTGGGGGGGTGTCAAACAATTAGGGTCGCATTAGTACATCAGGGTGTCCTTGATGATTTTATGATCCTCTTATGCCTCCAGCACTGACAGCTAGCAGGACCAGCCCGTCTCTTTTCTGACTTGACATTTTGTTATCAGAGGTTCTAGGCATAGAAAGCATTgagatttctccctttccaaaatgtcCTAAGTATAAGCATTTCTCTGGATCTCTTACAGAGATAAGCGGGCCACTTGCCTGCTTTGCTGTCACTGTTCACACGACCAAGAAAGTCCATTTGTAGACGCAACTAGACGCCAGCCTTCAGATTCACATCCTTGAGGAGGGCAGAGGCCGACACCCAGAGCTATCAACCCAATGAGAGGCTGAGAAATCAATTTTGGGTCTGAAGTATGAGATTCAagaacatttttacaaaatatagaGGGGGGGAAGAGAGCGAGAAGCAGAAGGAAATTTTGAGAATCCAGTGAGATGCTCAAAGAACTATTGTtggttttttaggcttttgcaaggcagtgcggttcagtggcttgcccagagtcacataactcattaccaagtgtctgaggccgcatttgaactcagggcctcctgcccccagggccggtgctcgaTCCCGCAGCACTCAGCTGCCCCCCAACTCACTATCACTGCATAGACCACGCTCTCGGAGTTTCCCTCCGGGCCGCAATGGGCCGTCGGGGCAGGGGTGTGGTAAAGCTCCGCGGCGTGGGCTTCAAGGCCCGGCAGTCCTCTCGAGTGGGGTCCCCGGGCCCCTCCCCGGGGGCGCGCGCGGCCAGGCGCTCCGGGGCTCCGGCCCTCGGAGCTCGGGCCCCAACGCGGCGCCTTTTACAGTGCCCCCCCGGGAACGTTCCTGCCACGGCCCGCGGCTTCCCATCCGGAAGGTTTTGGAGGACGCACCCGGTCTTCCTGGGGGCGGAGCCGGCCACCAGGCTAGTCCTCGCCCCGCCCCGGAAGTCACCCGACGGAAGTGTCATGGCGGCGTCGGCACGCTGGAATCACGTGTGGGTCGGCTCGGAGACCGGGATCTTGAAGGGTGAGGGGCCGGGGGgaggccggggccgggccggggggccgggccgggccggggcggcgcTCACCCGCGCCCCGTCCCCGCAGGCGTGAACCTGGTCCGGAAGCAGGCGGTGAACTTCACGGAGGCGGCGGGCCGGCCGCGGCGCGAGGAGGAGGTGAGCGCGCTGTGCTGGGCGGACGCGGCGGAGAGCCAGGtgaggcggggccggggccggggccggggaagGGCGGGACCCCGGCTGTCACCCCCTTGTCTCTGCCTCTGTGCCTTGGGgcggggctaagtgacttgcccaaggccacacagctcggtcgTTTTGTGTCGGAGGCCGGACTCGAACTcgggtcctcccgactccagggccggggtcCGGCCGCCCCCTGCGTTGTGTCTTGCAAGGCCTGCTGCTGGGCAGGGCCGCCGGACCCCGAGGAAGCGGATGCCGGGGCGCCCCGTTAGCCTGCCGCCCCCTGCCTCCCGCGACATCTTGCCCTCCAGCCTTTTGTCTTTGCGAGGGGGGCCGTGCACGCTATCCGGGCCGGGTGGGAGGTGGCGGGCATGGAGTGTTTTGAAGAGGGTCCTGGGTTTTAGAGGAAAAAGAACCTTCGTGATCCCCTAGGTCAACTTGTCCCacccttattttacaagtgaggaaactgaggcccgagTCTTCTCCACTGGACTCCGGACTTTTAAATCCAGGTCTCTTCCTCCTGCAGAAGAGGGAACTGGCCCTTTCACTTGGACGGAGGAGACCTTGCAGGCAGCTGGGAGAGCTTCGTATGACCGCAGAGTCCAATTTGTCCTGAGTGCACAGAACTACGAGGTGGTTGGGGAAGGCCTTGAACGCTGGCCTGAGCTCTCGGTCATCCAGATGCGAGTGAATTTGGTGAGGGGAGGGACAAGACAGAGGGAGGCCCTCGCCTCCAGATCTGTTTCTGTCACTTCCTCACTTCATGGTCTTGACATCTGTCGCTTCCCTGCCTTGGgcttcaatttccccatctgtaaaatgagagattggaCTAGGTGGCCTTATACTTTTGTGTTTCTAAATCTGTTAAGAAGAGTATTTTGAGGGTTGTGGGAAGGATGACCTGGATAGGAGAGATTTAGTGATAAAGGGTGGCCAGAGCTGGAATAGTGTGATAGGTAGAGAAATGACCTCCCCACCCCAGGCCTCCCATTGTCCTTTCTCTGTTCTGCTTCTCCCGATGCTCCCATTGAGTGTTGTCTTATCACCAGAAGACATCCTCTGATTCCTGGTGTTAAAGAGCCCACCCTGAGCACTAATGCTATCAGAACAGAAAGACCTGCCCTCGACCCTTGGTTGGGGTACACATTAAGTGGGAGAATTGATGTTGATTTtgcactttgtttttttttgggacagtagggttaaatgacttggccaaggtcccatggctactaagtatcaagtgtctgaggccacgtttgaactcagatcctcttgactcc
The Macrotis lagotis isolate mMagLag1 chromosome 3, bilby.v1.9.chrom.fasta, whole genome shotgun sequence genome window above contains:
- the LOC141518878 gene encoding uncharacterized protein LOC141518878, which produces MGSKLSKEQVFIRDLKLALKDRRVKVKKKDLVRFFLFIDEVCPWFLVTGPEIHPGKWQKVGRDLNQKLKIEGPDAVPVSALSYWGLIRDIVESATRDPTKQKLLSVAESCLRPLSRTASIKSLKEEEAKPPKTPARSPSAAIEIPPSKSLYPPLPSEITPAEEPITFPVFRRNKNLRSSPETDPDSEPPDPGDEAELEEEAARYNNPDWPLASAPPPYLTAPAFLPLGPNAPFTLSLEAISRGGYLLPSEWLRVVQAVLTRGQFLTWKADFFDRCQTIASTTYKTSKGAYEKPSRTGHCRKSPPNAQKHDY